In Selenomonas sp. TAMA-11512, a genomic segment contains:
- a CDS encoding BglG family transcription antiterminator translates to MRKEKRWIKLLELLAAHTDGLTGEVLATRLDVSARTVRSDIRAISEQLQEIDGVELAATPNRGYRLKTDLSVEEVRGLLASKGLEKKGKAGSSKHLIRLFLEALLKEVSVTQAELAEEMYVSLTTFKEYLAEARKTLAGYDVGIAKVGIEGMRLSGDEWSLRRVLLDFVIEEEEDGILHGYLFRRTKREVLQEIVRKSPSIRSLQLTDKAAERLLYQTAISIYRTSCGRGALLAASSAGVLEESFEYSAAKDFAAALLHEGGLDIPHSEIYYLTQCLMTGKKLLRMAGEVNDARVGRIVDALLVKVDGKYGFQFSKDQYLRDGLILHLRIAIARVNFHIHIRNELLATIKGEYPLAFQIALYAAKILRDEEHVQFDEDEIGYMALHFGASMTRNSTEETSAKRVYVICAAGLGVSIFLKAKLKEHFRDRIQVLDVLPASQFSEELLTQADFILSTVALPHASEKIIRISHMLKAKDIKTLEDHLFRVRDRALEEFVRGLFSKELFFTGKRFGTKEESLDFLCREAIARGIMDEEGRASVYEREEMSSTAIGDFVAIPHSLLSSGYPPSISVLLLDAPVQWDEEFQARLIFLLNIDQAQAKLWEQVFLKLYTYIKENDGIVRLLRNPSYEYFIEDLVSIV, encoded by the coding sequence ATGCGAAAAGAAAAGCGATGGATCAAACTCTTGGAGCTGTTGGCTGCCCATACGGACGGTCTGACAGGCGAGGTCTTGGCAACTCGCCTTGATGTGTCGGCTCGTACCGTGCGATCGGATATACGTGCGATTTCGGAACAGCTGCAGGAGATCGACGGAGTCGAGCTCGCAGCGACGCCCAATCGGGGCTATCGCCTCAAGACCGACCTCTCGGTCGAGGAAGTGCGCGGACTGCTTGCGTCGAAAGGGCTCGAAAAAAAGGGCAAGGCCGGCTCCTCGAAGCATCTCATCCGGCTCTTTCTGGAAGCGCTCTTAAAGGAAGTCAGTGTGACGCAGGCGGAACTGGCGGAGGAGATGTACGTCAGTCTTACGACGTTTAAAGAGTATTTGGCCGAAGCGCGGAAAACGCTTGCCGGGTACGATGTCGGGATTGCCAAGGTCGGCATCGAGGGGATGCGGCTCTCGGGCGATGAATGGAGCCTGCGGCGCGTGCTCCTCGACTTCGTGATCGAGGAGGAAGAGGACGGGATCCTGCACGGATACCTCTTCCGGCGGACGAAGCGGGAGGTGCTGCAGGAGATCGTCAGGAAGTCTCCGAGCATCCGGAGCCTGCAGCTGACCGATAAGGCGGCGGAGCGGCTGCTCTATCAAACGGCGATATCGATCTATCGCACGAGCTGCGGTCGCGGAGCGCTCCTCGCGGCGAGCTCGGCCGGCGTTTTGGAGGAGAGCTTCGAGTACTCGGCGGCAAAGGACTTCGCCGCGGCGCTGCTGCACGAGGGCGGGCTCGATATTCCGCACAGCGAGATCTACTATCTGACACAGTGCCTGATGACGGGTAAGAAGCTCCTGCGCATGGCGGGGGAAGTCAACGATGCGCGCGTCGGACGGATTGTGGACGCGCTCTTGGTGAAGGTGGACGGAAAGTACGGCTTTCAGTTTTCCAAGGATCAATACCTGCGCGACGGGCTCATCCTCCACCTGCGCATCGCCATTGCGCGTGTCAATTTCCACATACACATTCGCAACGAGCTCCTCGCGACGATCAAGGGGGAGTATCCGCTCGCCTTTCAGATCGCGCTGTACGCGGCGAAGATCCTGCGCGACGAGGAGCATGTGCAGTTCGACGAGGACGAGATCGGCTACATGGCGCTGCACTTCGGCGCTTCGATGACGAGAAACAGCACGGAGGAGACATCTGCCAAACGCGTCTATGTCATCTGTGCGGCGGGACTCGGCGTATCTATCTTTCTCAAAGCGAAGCTCAAGGAGCACTTCCGCGATCGCATACAGGTGCTGGACGTGCTTCCCGCCTCGCAATTTTCCGAAGAGCTGCTGACGCAGGCGGATTTCATTCTCTCGACGGTGGCTCTGCCTCATGCGTCGGAGAAGATCATCCGCATTTCGCACATGCTCAAGGCAAAGGATATCAAGACACTCGAGGATCATCTCTTCAGGGTGCGCGACCGTGCGTTGGAAGAATTTGTGCGGGGGCTCTTCTCCAAGGAACTCTTCTTCACGGGCAAGCGGTTCGGGACAAAGGAGGAGAGTCTCGACTTCCTCTGTCGGGAGGCGATCGCGCGCGGCATCATGGATGAAGAGGGGCGAGCCTCGGTCTATGAGCGTGAGGAGATGAGTTCGACGGCGATCGGGGATTTCGTCGCGATACCGCACTCGCTCCTGTCGTCTGGATATCCGCCGAGTATCTCGGTGCTTCTTCTCGACGCGCCCGTGCAGTGGGACGAGGAGTTTCAAGCTCGGCTCATCTTTCTGCTAAACATTGATCAGGCGCAGGCAAAGCTGTGGGAGCAGGTATTCCTGAAGCTCTACACGTATATCAAGGAGAACGACGGGATTGTCCGCCTCCTTCGGAATCCCTCGTATGAGTACTTCATCGAGGACTTGGTGTCGATTGTCTAG
- a CDS encoding transketolase has product MENKELAKTANHIRQNIIKMLAEAGSGHPGGSLSCTDILTVLYFDEMRIDPKDPKKASRDRFVLSKGHAAPALYATLAERGYFPEEELWKLRKTSQMLQGHPDMKHTPGVDMSTGSLGQGLSAANGMALAAKLDGTDVRVYAVAGDGEIQEGQIWEAAMSAAHYKLDNVTLFVDHNGLQIDGSNDEVMTVNSIPDKFRAFGWNVLEINGHDIAAIKEALKAAKTVKGKPTAIVCETVKGKGVSFMENLVGWHGKAPSKEQCEEAIKELEAAI; this is encoded by the coding sequence ATGGAAAACAAGGAACTTGCCAAAACGGCAAACCACATCCGCCAAAACATTATCAAGATGCTTGCGGAGGCCGGATCGGGTCATCCGGGCGGGTCGCTCTCATGCACGGATATCCTGACGGTGCTCTACTTCGATGAGATGCGCATCGATCCGAAGGATCCCAAAAAGGCATCGCGCGACCGCTTCGTCCTCTCCAAGGGACATGCGGCGCCGGCGCTCTATGCGACGCTGGCGGAGCGCGGCTACTTCCCGGAGGAAGAGCTCTGGAAGCTTCGCAAGACGAGCCAGATGCTGCAGGGTCACCCCGATATGAAGCACACGCCGGGCGTCGACATGTCGACGGGCTCCCTCGGACAGGGCCTCTCCGCCGCGAACGGCATGGCGCTTGCCGCGAAGCTCGACGGCACGGATGTGCGCGTCTATGCCGTTGCTGGTGACGGCGAGATCCAGGAAGGGCAGATCTGGGAAGCCGCGATGAGCGCGGCGCACTACAAACTCGACAACGTCACGCTCTTTGTCGATCACAACGGACTCCAGATTGACGGCTCGAACGACGAAGTCATGACGGTCAACTCCATTCCCGATAAGTTCCGCGCCTTCGGCTGGAACGTTCTCGAGATCAACGGGCACGACATCGCCGCCATCAAGGAGGCGCTGAAGGCGGCAAAGACGGTCAAGGGCAAGCCGACAGCCATCGTTTGCGAGACGGTCAAGGGCAAGGGCGTCTCCTTCATGGAGAACCTGGTCGGCTGGCACGGCAAAGCGCCGTCCAAGGAGCAGTGCGAAGAGGCGATCAAGGAACTGGAGGCGGCGATCTAA
- a CDS encoding transketolase family protein, with protein sequence MATATRAAYGSILEKELYKNKDIVVLDADLGAATQSASFKKVAPERYLDMGISEGDMMGTAAGLAASGKIPIASTFAIFAAGRAFEQVRNSICYPKLNVKIAATHAGLTVGEDGGSHQAVEDISLMRSLPNMTVINPADAKEAEEALKAAVEHVGPVYIRLGRAAVEDIHGDDYKFRWGKGEVLRDGKDVAIIATGIMVGKALEAADKLKEDGVEARVINIHTIKPLDEELVVKAAQETGHVITCEEHSVIGGLGSAVAEVLAQKCPTKQHFIGIQDTFGESGKPAELLEKYGLTTEAIVRAAKDVK encoded by the coding sequence ATGGCAACGGCAACACGCGCTGCGTATGGCAGCATCCTGGAAAAAGAACTCTATAAGAACAAGGATATCGTCGTCCTGGACGCGGACCTCGGCGCGGCTACACAGTCGGCCTCGTTCAAGAAGGTCGCGCCCGAGCGCTACCTCGACATGGGCATCTCCGAGGGGGACATGATGGGCACGGCGGCAGGCCTTGCCGCCTCCGGCAAGATTCCCATTGCCTCGACGTTTGCGATTTTCGCGGCGGGGCGCGCTTTTGAGCAGGTCCGCAACTCCATCTGCTATCCGAAGCTCAACGTCAAGATCGCGGCGACGCACGCGGGACTCACCGTCGGCGAAGACGGCGGCAGCCATCAGGCGGTCGAGGATATCTCCCTCATGCGAAGCCTGCCGAATATGACAGTCATCAATCCGGCCGATGCGAAGGAAGCGGAAGAGGCGCTGAAGGCGGCTGTTGAGCACGTCGGCCCTGTCTACATCCGGCTCGGCCGCGCAGCCGTCGAGGACATTCACGGCGACGATTATAAGTTCCGCTGGGGCAAGGGGGAAGTCCTCCGTGACGGAAAGGACGTCGCCATCATCGCCACGGGCATCATGGTCGGCAAGGCGCTCGAAGCGGCCGATAAGCTCAAGGAAGACGGCGTGGAGGCCCGCGTCATCAACATCCACACGATTAAGCCGCTCGACGAGGAGCTCGTCGTCAAGGCCGCGCAGGAGACGGGACACGTCATCACTTGCGAGGAGCACTCCGTCATCGGCGGTCTCGGCTCCGCCGTCGCGGAAGTCCTCGCGCAAAAGTGCCCGACGAAGCAGCACTTCATCGGCATTCAGGATACGTTTGGCGAGAGCGGCAAGCCGGCGGAGCTCCTGGAGAAGTACGGCCTCACGACAGAGGCGATCGTCCGCGCCGCAAAAGATGTAAAATAA
- a CDS encoding dicarboxylate/amino acid:cation symporter has translation MKKLSMSLTTQILIATVGGIVFGAVVGPWCANLKFIGDIFIRLIQMSVVILVMSAVAGAIGSGDGQSAGKMGFHTFKWIFFFTIIAALLGVGLSLGIQPGLGIEVVSGADVAAAKVAEASLQKTLLNFVPTNVIGSMAESAMVPCIVFSVIFGAAMGTYQRQTGNKVVGDAVRGVNGIVTEIIKMVMNVAPIGIFCLLANVAGVIGFAVIVPMLKFLGLLFIGDLIMFILFCPLTAALTGVSLFKMPKKFAKMSIMAVTTTSGAICLPTKIEDEVIKFGVSRRVADFTGPITMSMNSCGAALCYVAAVFFMAQSTGIELSTYQMFMACLLSILMCLGTISVPGGSIIVYTFLATSLGLPIDSIAVLIGIDWFAGMFRTLMNVDVDVLVALLVADKLGELDHDVYNEKKTVVYE, from the coding sequence ATGAAAAAACTTTCTATGTCGCTGACGACACAGATCCTCATCGCCACGGTCGGCGGTATCGTATTCGGTGCCGTTGTCGGTCCATGGTGTGCGAATCTGAAGTTCATCGGAGATATCTTCATCCGGTTGATTCAGATGTCGGTCGTCATTCTCGTCATGTCGGCGGTCGCCGGAGCAATCGGCAGCGGTGACGGTCAGAGCGCGGGCAAGATGGGCTTTCACACGTTTAAGTGGATTTTTTTCTTTACAATTATCGCTGCGCTCTTAGGTGTCGGCCTTTCCCTCGGCATCCAGCCGGGTCTGGGGATCGAGGTCGTCAGCGGCGCGGATGTCGCTGCGGCAAAGGTCGCCGAGGCGTCCCTCCAGAAGACCCTGCTGAACTTCGTCCCGACGAATGTCATCGGCTCCATGGCGGAGAGCGCGATGGTGCCTTGTATCGTGTTCTCCGTCATCTTCGGCGCCGCCATGGGCACATACCAGCGGCAGACGGGCAATAAGGTCGTCGGAGATGCCGTCCGCGGCGTCAACGGCATCGTCACCGAAATCATCAAGATGGTCATGAACGTGGCTCCGATCGGTATCTTCTGCCTCCTGGCAAACGTCGCCGGGGTCATCGGCTTCGCCGTCATCGTCCCGATGCTCAAGTTCCTCGGGCTTCTGTTCATCGGCGATCTCATCATGTTCATCCTCTTCTGCCCGTTGACGGCGGCACTGACGGGCGTAAGCCTCTTCAAGATGCCGAAGAAGTTCGCGAAGATGTCGATCATGGCGGTCACGACAACGTCGGGCGCCATCTGCCTTCCCACGAAGATCGAGGACGAGGTCATAAAGTTCGGTGTAAGCCGCCGCGTTGCGGACTTCACGGGCCCGATCACGATGTCGATGAACAGCTGCGGCGCCGCGCTCTGCTATGTCGCCGCCGTATTCTTCATGGCGCAGTCGACGGGCATCGAGCTCTCGACGTATCAGATGTTCATGGCGTGCCTGCTGTCGATCCTGATGTGCCTGGGCACGATTTCGGTGCCGGGCGGCTCCATCATCGTCTATACGTTCCTCGCGACGTCCTTGGGGCTTCCCATTGACTCGATTGCCGTTCTCATCGGTATCGACTGGTTTGCGGGCATGTTCCGTACGCTCATGAATGTCGATGTCGACGTGCTCGTCGCTCTCCTCGTCGCCGACAAGCTCGGCGAGCTGGATCACGATGTCTACAACGAGAAAAAGACCGTTGTCTACGAATAA
- a CDS encoding PucR family transcriptional regulator ligand-binding domain-containing protein gives MSLTIKELLQTFPHRSLKMLAGQRGILRAIRSANIMDSPDVANWVQKDELVLSTGYLFAEDPQALIELIEDLSSAGAAGLAIKTARFLGTLPVEAVDTANHLSFPIIDIPNALSLAEIMTRINTRIARAQEEVGQSKPLLQQLRLAKSPDDFAELRRLAPYLWAAGELSYVLIGFEKALPRQLSEALDFARELLLRTNPLSLYTIENGKILLLLVSDRRLTYNDHPVLVIYSAVMKQYADIRPYIGIGLPVRTPEQLSESLDVAREGLRLARTPGQPSILFPHQTLSHRLTDTPIIKSFYDMFSPALADLEEADDTFLDTLSALLENRHRLKETASTLFIHRNTLSNRLERIENVLCMPFDDEELMLALRLALRHAKRKKEST, from the coding sequence ATGTCATTGACCATCAAAGAACTGCTGCAAACCTTCCCGCATCGATCTCTGAAGATGCTGGCCGGACAGAGAGGCATCCTGCGTGCCATCCGCTCCGCGAATATCATGGATTCTCCCGACGTAGCCAACTGGGTGCAAAAAGACGAGCTCGTCCTCTCGACGGGCTATCTCTTTGCCGAGGATCCGCAAGCGCTCATCGAGCTCATTGAAGATCTGTCGAGCGCGGGAGCCGCCGGTCTCGCGATCAAGACGGCGCGCTTCCTGGGAACACTTCCGGTCGAGGCCGTCGATACCGCCAATCACCTCTCCTTTCCCATCATCGATATCCCCAACGCCCTCTCCCTGGCCGAGATCATGACCCGCATCAACACGCGCATAGCCCGCGCGCAGGAAGAAGTCGGCCAGAGCAAGCCTCTCCTGCAGCAGCTGCGTCTCGCGAAGAGTCCCGACGATTTCGCCGAGCTGCGCCGCCTCGCCCCATACCTTTGGGCTGCCGGTGAGCTCAGCTACGTCCTCATCGGCTTTGAAAAGGCGCTGCCTCGCCAGCTCTCCGAAGCGCTCGACTTCGCACGTGAACTTCTTCTGCGCACGAATCCCCTTTCCCTTTACACAATTGAAAACGGAAAAATCTTGCTGCTTCTCGTCTCCGATCGCAGACTGACCTATAACGATCACCCTGTTCTTGTCATCTACAGCGCAGTCATGAAACAGTACGCCGACATCCGCCCCTATATCGGCATCGGACTGCCTGTCCGCACCCCTGAGCAGCTGAGCGAGAGCCTCGATGTCGCGCGGGAGGGACTGCGCCTCGCCCGCACGCCGGGACAGCCGAGCATCCTCTTCCCTCATCAGACACTGTCTCATCGTCTCACCGACACGCCCATTATAAAGAGCTTCTACGATATGTTCTCTCCCGCGCTCGCAGATCTCGAGGAAGCCGACGATACCTTTCTCGATACCCTGTCCGCCCTCCTCGAGAACCGCCATCGTCTGAAGGAGACAGCCTCCACCCTCTTCATTCATCGCAACACGCTCTCCAATCGCCTCGAGCGCATCGAGAACGTCCTCTGTATGCCCTTCGACGACGAAGAGCTCATGCTTGCCCTCCGCTTGGCGCTTCGCCACGCCAAACGGAAGAAAGAAAGCACCTAG
- the allC gene encoding allantoate deiminase, with product MENFDYGMETERLLQWLGQFGPDPEGGMSRLLYKKSWVAAQQALAQHMRDNGFSVKYDAVGNLFGRIEGTEHPEETILTGSHVDTVKKGGLYDGALGIIGGLVALETLVKEYGKPKKSLELVSFAEEEGSRFPYVFWGSKNLFGLAKPSEVENITDFDGIPFVEAMSKAGFSFLAADFKPRTDLKAFLELHIEQGGVLEREKLPIGLVEAIVGQRRFTIKLKGEANHAGTTPMSYRRDAVYIFSKIECMIMEHAFAYGDPLVATVGKVEVTPNIVNVVPAEVLFTLDVRHTQKDKIVSFTDEVREKMQQIAKEANAEIEIDMWMDEDPVPLDPKIVDVLEEACKENGLSYRRMHSGAGHDSQIIAPRVPTAMLFVPSRAGISHNPAEYTHPADLGEGVKALRAALHALAY from the coding sequence ATGGAAAATTTTGACTATGGCATGGAGACTGAACGCCTTTTGCAGTGGCTGGGTCAGTTCGGTCCGGATCCTGAGGGCGGAATGAGCCGCCTGCTCTACAAGAAGAGCTGGGTCGCCGCGCAGCAGGCGCTTGCGCAGCACATGCGCGACAACGGTTTTTCGGTCAAGTATGATGCCGTCGGCAATCTATTCGGCCGCATCGAGGGTACGGAACATCCTGAAGAAACGATCCTTACGGGATCGCATGTCGATACGGTCAAAAAAGGCGGCCTGTACGACGGTGCGCTCGGCATCATCGGCGGGCTCGTCGCGCTGGAGACGCTTGTCAAGGAGTACGGCAAGCCGAAGAAGAGCCTTGAACTCGTCTCGTTCGCCGAGGAAGAGGGAAGCCGTTTTCCTTACGTATTTTGGGGATCGAAAAATCTTTTCGGCCTTGCAAAACCGAGCGAGGTGGAGAATATCACCGACTTTGACGGCATTCCTTTTGTCGAGGCGATGTCCAAGGCAGGATTCTCATTCCTTGCGGCGGATTTCAAGCCGCGTACGGATCTCAAGGCATTTCTTGAACTCCACATCGAGCAGGGCGGCGTCCTGGAACGTGAAAAGCTCCCCATCGGTCTCGTCGAGGCGATCGTCGGACAGCGCCGCTTCACGATCAAGCTGAAGGGCGAGGCGAATCATGCCGGCACGACGCCGATGAGCTATCGCCGCGATGCGGTGTACATCTTCTCGAAGATCGAGTGCATGATCATGGAGCATGCCTTTGCGTATGGCGATCCGCTCGTGGCGACCGTCGGCAAGGTCGAGGTCACGCCGAACATCGTCAACGTCGTCCCGGCAGAGGTGCTCTTCACACTCGATGTGCGTCATACACAGAAGGACAAGATTGTCTCCTTCACGGATGAAGTGCGTGAGAAGATGCAGCAGATCGCCAAGGAGGCCAATGCGGAGATTGAGATTGATATGTGGATGGATGAGGATCCCGTGCCGCTTGATCCGAAGATTGTTGATGTACTCGAAGAAGCCTGCAAGGAGAACGGTCTTTCCTATCGCCGCATGCACTCGGGTGCCGGACATGATTCGCAGATCATCGCTCCGCGCGTCCCGACGGCGATGCTTTTCGTGCCGAGCCGAGCCGGCATTAGTCACAACCCGGCGGAGTACACGCATCCGGCGGATCTCGGCGAGGGTGTAAAGGCGCTCCGTGCGGCGCTCCACGCATTGGCGTACTAA
- the allD gene encoding ureidoglycolate dehydrogenase, whose amino-acid sequence MRLTKEKLHQLMSDKLTKAGLKREHADIMSDVLVHADLRGIHSHGAMRVEYYSERISKGGTNTNPNFTYKETGPCSGVFDGDNGSGHVAAKLAMDKGIEQAKKNGISVIGVRRVGHTGALSYFVQQAAEEGLIGIALCQSDPMSAPYGGTEPYYGTNPIAMATKGADGRIMMMDLATTVQAWGKILDARSRHAEIPDTWALDKDGNPTTDPNKVASLVPIAGPKGYALQMTVDVLSGILLGVPFGGHVTSMYHDLTEDRNLGQLHIVIDPSRFRNAADYMKDINTSMDELSNMRPAGGNDRVYYPGERSMIRTKRSEEEGVDIVDEIYEYLISDVIHNNRYDHKDAFAEG is encoded by the coding sequence ATGAGATTAACAAAAGAGAAACTGCACCAGCTCATGTCCGATAAGCTCACGAAGGCAGGCCTCAAGAGAGAGCACGCCGACATCATGTCCGACGTCCTCGTCCACGCGGACCTGCGCGGCATCCACTCCCACGGCGCGATGCGCGTCGAGTATTACAGCGAGCGCATTTCCAAGGGCGGTACGAACACGAATCCGAATTTCACCTATAAGGAAACGGGTCCGTGCAGCGGTGTATTCGACGGTGACAACGGCTCCGGTCACGTCGCGGCGAAGCTCGCGATGGACAAGGGCATCGAGCAGGCGAAGAAGAACGGAATCTCCGTCATCGGTGTCCGCCGTGTCGGTCACACGGGTGCGCTTTCCTATTTCGTCCAGCAGGCGGCGGAGGAAGGCCTGATCGGCATCGCACTCTGCCAGTCCGATCCGATGTCCGCACCGTATGGCGGCACGGAGCCTTACTACGGTACGAATCCGATCGCTATGGCGACGAAGGGCGCGGACGGCCGCATCATGATGATGGATCTCGCGACGACGGTGCAGGCTTGGGGCAAGATTCTCGACGCGCGCTCCCGTCACGCGGAGATTCCCGATACATGGGCGCTGGACAAGGACGGCAACCCGACGACGGATCCGAACAAGGTCGCGTCGCTCGTTCCGATCGCCGGCCCGAAGGGCTACGCGCTCCAGATGACGGTCGATGTCCTCTCCGGCATCCTCCTCGGCGTCCCCTTCGGCGGACACGTCACGAGCATGTACCATGACCTCACGGAGGACCGCAACCTCGGTCAGCTCCATATCGTCATCGATCCGTCCCGCTTCCGCAACGCCGCGGACTACATGAAGGACATCAATACGTCGATGGACGAGCTGAGCAATATGCGTCCGGCAGGCGGCAACGACCGCGTCTACTATCCGGGCGAGCGCAGCATGATTCGCACGAAGAGATCGGAAGAAGAGGGTGTGGATATTGTTGATGAGATCTACGAGTATCTGATTTCGGACGTCATCCACAACAATCGCTATGACCATAAGGATGCTTTTGCGGAAGGCTAA